Proteins encoded in a region of the Armatimonadota bacterium genome:
- the ispD gene encoding 2-C-methyl-D-erythritol 4-phosphate cytidylyltransferase, with the protein MKACALIPAAGRGERFGRGINKVFAEIAGRPVLAHTLSVFDSCEAIGEIIIVTGKDEIEAVGELVDRFGFSKVAHIVAGGKERQDSVYLGLEKVGSEIVVIHDAARPMVTCDIIVRSIDEAKRSGACIAAVPVIDTIKSATSEHIVSDTIDRSNLYSIQTPQTFRTDLIRRAYEKAYADGFYATDDSTLVERLGEKVTIVQGSYDNIKITTPSDIELASMKLGGGVHRTGIGFDVHALAQGRKLILGGVDIPYEKGLMGHSDADVLVHAIMDALLGAAALGDIGRHFPDSDAAYKGISSIKLLAHVGKLIAKDGWHISNIDAVVICEHPKIAPYVREMVGNIAGCLEIKPCCVSIKGTTTEKLGYTGRGEGIACQAIAALHRL; encoded by the coding sequence ATGAAGGCATGCGCTCTTATACCGGCGGCAGGACGAGGAGAAAGATTCGGTAGGGGCATAAATAAAGTGTTTGCCGAAATAGCAGGCAGACCCGTTCTCGCGCATACCCTATCGGTCTTTGATTCGTGCGAAGCCATCGGTGAAATTATAATAGTAACAGGTAAAGATGAGATCGAGGCGGTCGGCGAGTTAGTCGACCGCTTCGGTTTTAGCAAGGTCGCGCATATTGTCGCAGGTGGAAAAGAGCGGCAGGACTCTGTTTATCTGGGGCTTGAAAAGGTCGGCTCGGAGATTGTCGTCATACACGATGCAGCCAGACCTATGGTTACATGCGATATTATCGTGCGATCTATTGATGAGGCGAAAAGGTCGGGGGCATGCATTGCCGCCGTGCCTGTGATTGATACGATAAAGTCGGCAACATCTGAGCATATCGTTTCGGATACAATTGATCGCTCCAACCTCTACTCCATACAGACACCTCAGACATTCAGGACCGATCTTATTCGCAGAGCCTATGAGAAGGCGTACGCCGACGGCTTTTATGCTACGGATGACTCGACGCTGGTTGAGAGACTGGGAGAAAAAGTGACCATAGTGCAGGGATCGTATGACAACATCAAGATCACGACTCCATCCGATATAGAATTGGCGTCAATGAAACTTGGCGGAGGCGTTCACAGGACTGGGATCGGCTTTGATGTGCATGCGCTTGCCCAAGGCCGAAAGCTGATCTTGGGCGGAGTCGATATACCATACGAGAAAGGCTTGATGGGCCACTCGGATGCGGATGTGCTGGTTCACGCAATAATGGACGCTCTGCTGGGTGCGGCTGCTCTCGGCGACATCGGCAGGCACTTTCCGGACTCGGATGCGGCGTACAAAGGCATTTCCAGCATCAAACTGCTTGCGCATGTCGGCAAGCTCATTGCAAAAGATGGCTGGCATATTAGTAACATCGATGCGGTAGTCATCTGTGAACACCCAAAAATTGCTCCGTATGTAAGAGAAATGGTCGGGAACATAGCAGGCTGCCTGGAAATAAAGCCATGCTGCGTAAGCATAAAAGGCACTACAACTGAGAAACTGGGATATACCGGCAGAGGCGAAGGTATTGCCTGCCAGGCAATAGCGGCACTGCACAGACTCTGA
- a CDS encoding NADH-quinone oxidoreductase subunit C, whose protein sequence is MSEIIEKTIRDSFPDAVLESKDVFGTLNIKIKPEALFGVCEMLHSLDQTPLDYLADITAIDWQDRIEVVYQLTALASNTKLALRVDLDRNEPAVGSVTGIWKGANFQEREVYDLMGVVFTSHPDLRRILLPEDWQGYPLRKDYVIED, encoded by the coding sequence ATGTCTGAAATTATAGAAAAAACAATAAGAGATAGCTTCCCCGATGCCGTCTTAGAGAGTAAAGACGTCTTCGGGACGCTCAATATCAAGATCAAGCCGGAGGCTCTTTTTGGGGTGTGCGAGATGCTCCATTCGCTCGACCAGACGCCGCTGGATTACCTGGCTGATATCACGGCTATCGACTGGCAGGACCGAATCGAAGTGGTCTATCAGTTGACGGCTCTGGCAAGCAACACAAAACTTGCGCTGAGGGTCGATCTGGACAGGAACGAACCGGCCGTCGGGTCCGTAACAGGCATCTGGAAGGGAGCGAACTTTCAGGAGCGCGAAGTCTACGATCTGATGGGGGTAGTATTCACATCTCACCCGGACCTTCGCCGAATTCTGCTGCCGGAAGACTGGCAGGGTTATCCATTAAGGAAAGATTATGTCATCGAGGATTAA
- a CDS encoding NADH-quinone oxidoreductase subunit A: MLAKDFLAVAIFLIVGIAFVAITLIAAWFFRPYRPSDEKLKTYECGEEPIGPAWVQFRVGYYIYALVFLIFDVEAVFLFPWAAKMLDFSKNHALAVLGLVDMVIFVAVLAVGLIWAYKKGVLEWK; the protein is encoded by the coding sequence TTGCTTGCTAAAGATTTTCTTGCGGTAGCAATTTTTCTAATAGTCGGTATTGCGTTTGTTGCGATCACGCTGATCGCGGCATGGTTTTTCAGGCCATACAGGCCGTCAGATGAAAAACTCAAAACCTACGAGTGCGGCGAGGAGCCGATAGGCCCCGCGTGGGTGCAGTTTCGGGTAGGGTATTACATCTATGCGCTCGTTTTCCTGATATTTGACGTGGAAGCCGTATTTCTCTTTCCGTGGGCGGCAAAAATGCTGGACTTCAGCAAAAACCATGCGCTGGCCGTCCTTGGCCTGGTAGATATGGTGATATTTGTCGCGGTGCTCGCGGTGGGCCTTATTTGGGCGTATAAGAAAGGTGTTTTGGAATGGAAGTAG
- a CDS encoding TRAM domain-containing protein has translation MAISSRRIRPLFTLAFVIIGGVIGHALAYQTLQRFDAYLKGPSSEALKFLGFIPINPVALSSGEKWRLYGVFIVAGALLGFALERFAFLQIKGTKSKWDIMAPQEKIGAVSGLVLGLLLTLLLRSILPIPSWVNIIIAVSLCYMSMVALVSLMEQVRFYFPGSMPSSKGSLHINSHPKILDTNVIIDGRIADIARAGFVEGPVYIPKFVLEELQQIADSSDSLKRARGRRGLDILNQMQKEMELQIPEFSSVDPNDEVDARLVVAAREVHGAIVTNDYNLNRVAELQGVDVLNINELANALKPVVLPGEEMRVTIIREGKEKDQGIGYLDDGTMIVVEGGRKLIGETLDVAVTSVLQTVQGKMIFGKSKENSDQENDAIDEGMRSYTGGRTRRKIR, from the coding sequence ATGGCAATCAGCAGCAGGCGGATCAGACCATTATTCACTCTAGCATTTGTCATCATAGGTGGAGTCATAGGCCATGCTCTTGCTTATCAGACGCTTCAGAGGTTCGATGCTTATCTTAAGGGACCAAGCAGTGAAGCCCTCAAGTTCCTGGGTTTTATTCCCATAAATCCTGTAGCATTGAGCTCGGGGGAAAAATGGCGCCTGTATGGAGTATTCATTGTTGCCGGAGCGCTGCTTGGCTTCGCGCTCGAACGATTTGCATTTTTGCAGATCAAGGGCACAAAGTCCAAGTGGGATATCATGGCTCCTCAGGAAAAGATCGGGGCGGTCTCCGGTCTTGTATTAGGTCTTTTACTAACATTACTTCTGCGCAGCATTCTTCCCATACCGTCATGGGTCAACATTATAATCGCCGTCTCGTTATGTTATATGTCTATGGTGGCGCTTGTCAGCCTGATGGAACAGGTCAGGTTCTACTTTCCCGGCTCCATGCCGTCCTCCAAGGGGAGTCTGCACATAAACAGCCACCCAAAAATACTCGATACCAACGTAATAATAGATGGGCGGATCGCGGATATAGCACGTGCTGGTTTTGTAGAAGGACCGGTATATATCCCAAAATTCGTGCTTGAGGAGCTTCAACAAATAGCCGACTCAAGTGACTCGCTCAAGCGTGCAAGGGGTAGAAGAGGCCTGGATATCCTGAACCAGATGCAAAAAGAGATGGAACTGCAAATACCGGAGTTCTCATCTGTCGATCCGAATGATGAAGTGGACGCGAGGCTGGTCGTGGCGGCTCGTGAAGTGCACGGAGCAATAGTCACAAATGACTACAATCTCAATCGTGTGGCTGAGCTGCAGGGCGTGGATGTATTGAACATAAATGAACTCGCCAATGCGCTTAAACCGGTCGTGCTGCCCGGTGAAGAGATGCGCGTTACCATTATCCGCGAGGGTAAAGAGAAGGACCAGGGAATCGGGTATCTCGACGACGGCACTATGATCGTGGTCGAGGGCGGCAGAAAGCTGATCGGCGAAACCCTGGATGTGGCCGTAACGAGTGTTTTGCAGACCGTGCAGGGAAAGATGATCTTTGGAAAGAGCAAGGAAAACTCGGATCAGGAAAACGATGCGATTGATGAAGGCATGCGCTCTTATACCGGCGGCAGGACGAGGAGAAAGATTCGGTAG
- a CDS encoding DUF86 domain-containing protein: MWRDDAYLLDIVVAARKIVKFTDGVAREHFDADEVLQNAVMRLLEIIGEAARSISQNTKDVHTEIPWREIVGMRNRLIHHYFRVDVEKVWDTITNDIPTLIMLIEPLVPKD, from the coding sequence ATGTGGCGTGATGATGCATATCTGCTGGATATTGTTGTGGCAGCGCGCAAGATTGTCAAGTTCACTGACGGTGTGGCACGTGAGCATTTCGACGCAGATGAGGTTCTCCAGAATGCTGTAATGCGGTTGCTGGAAATCATAGGAGAGGCTGCAAGAAGCATATCGCAAAACACAAAAGATGTGCATACAGAAATACCATGGCGGGAAATTGTCGGTATGCGCAATCGGCTGATCCATCATTATTTCAGAGTAGACGTTGAAAAAGTGTGGGACACGATTACAAACGATATCCCAACTCTTATCATGCTGATAGAGCCATTGGTACCTAAAGACTAG
- a CDS encoding transglutaminase domain-containing protein has translation MRRRAVVVLTIMLITIAARAGAFDIPYETWMGSYVGDKKIGYMSYKIDDAVFEGTKGYRIASVLNNRLTILGADLTQLVTTVVYTDTKYAPLREDFSVSSGGKTTTIRAIYNKDSIDCVVSAGSGVSNQSVPIPKGISLVGDAMFVMPDAKLEVGNEYTLHYFNPLTLAIEDLNIKVERREKITVGGKEYDTVVLTNTTGMGDMTIWQDKDGDCIQLQAVMGIRMIKQTEDEATSGLESAASEDFAVLTSVKPDKEIADPRNLKNLDIVFTGLDKQMAMSDNRQKAASIDEESKKVRVCIKASDFDSGKSITLPVDNKEFADELASTAYLDWDTSALREQAHSIVGTETNAYKACTKIRDWIYANMSVDKTIGITRSASDVLKSKRGVCRDYGILFAALARAAGIPSRIVAGLLYTDNAFYYHVWTECYVGEWVPFDSTLPTDFVDATHVKLAEGDAPTMFGLAKVIGSLKAEIK, from the coding sequence ATGCGACGCAGAGCCGTTGTTGTCCTTACGATTATGCTCATCACTATTGCCGCACGAGCCGGCGCATTCGATATCCCATATGAGACCTGGATGGGCTCGTATGTGGGTGATAAAAAGATCGGCTATATGTCTTACAAGATTGACGACGCCGTCTTTGAAGGGACCAAGGGCTATCGGATAGCAAGTGTCCTCAATAACCGTCTCACTATCCTCGGAGCGGACCTCACACAACTTGTAACCACCGTAGTCTACACAGACACCAAATACGCTCCGCTTCGTGAAGACTTCTCAGTGTCAAGCGGCGGCAAGACCACTACTATTCGAGCAATATACAACAAAGATTCTATCGATTGTGTGGTATCGGCAGGAAGCGGTGTATCAAATCAAAGTGTGCCGATCCCCAAGGGTATCAGCCTTGTAGGCGACGCAATGTTCGTGATGCCGGATGCCAAGCTGGAAGTGGGAAACGAATATACGCTGCATTACTTCAATCCCCTCACACTCGCGATCGAGGACCTTAATATCAAAGTCGAGCGAAGAGAAAAGATCACAGTCGGAGGCAAAGAATACGACACGGTCGTCCTGACAAATACAACGGGTATGGGCGATATGACAATCTGGCAGGACAAGGACGGCGATTGTATCCAGCTTCAGGCTGTGATGGGAATCCGGATGATAAAGCAGACCGAAGATGAGGCAACATCGGGTCTTGAATCGGCTGCATCCGAAGACTTCGCGGTCCTCACCAGTGTAAAGCCGGATAAAGAGATTGCCGACCCCCGTAATCTTAAGAATCTGGATATCGTATTTACCGGCCTGGACAAGCAGATGGCCATGAGCGACAATCGGCAGAAAGCTGCTTCAATTGACGAGGAATCAAAGAAGGTGCGAGTCTGTATTAAAGCATCGGATTTCGATTCGGGCAAGTCTATAACGCTGCCGGTTGATAACAAGGAATTTGCAGACGAGTTGGCAAGCACTGCATATCTGGATTGGGACACGTCCGCACTACGAGAGCAGGCGCACAGTATTGTCGGCACGGAGACTAACGCTTACAAGGCATGCACGAAAATCCGCGATTGGATATACGCCAATATGAGCGTGGACAAAACTATAGGGATTACGCGTTCGGCCTCCGATGTGTTAAAATCTAAGAGAGGTGTGTGCAGGGACTATGGAATTCTGTTTGCGGCTCTTGCTCGCGCGGCCGGAATTCCGTCTCGGATTGTCGCAGGGCTGCTCTACACCGATAACGCTTTCTACTATCACGTGTGGACCGAGTGTTATGTGGGCGAGTGGGTTCCATTTGACTCTACGCTGCCTACGGATTTTGTGGACGCCACACACGTCAAGCTGGCTGAAGGCGACGCGCCGACTATGTTCGGTTTGGCGAAGGTGATCGGCAGCTTGAAAGCGGAAATTAAATAG
- a CDS encoding DUF5679 domain-containing protein: protein MEAYCVKCKAKREMKDAKAVTMKNGKPATQGICPTCGTKMFKIGKA, encoded by the coding sequence ATGGAAGCTTATTGCGTTAAGTGTAAGGCAAAGAGGGAAATGAAGGACGCGAAAGCCGTCACGATGAAGAACGGTAAACCCGCGACTCAGGGCATTTGTCCGACCTGTGGAACCAAGATGTTCAAGATCGGTAAGGCCTAA
- a CDS encoding nucleotidyltransferase domain-containing protein, with protein MSARISIDHEKLVEFCKRWSITELALFGSVLRDDFRPESDVDVLVKFAPEARYNLFDMVRMQDDLSTILGREVDLVEREDVERSENYIRRKHILNNMEDVYVA; from the coding sequence ATGAGTGCACGAATCTCAATTGATCATGAAAAGCTTGTCGAATTCTGCAAGCGATGGAGTATCACGGAACTGGCGCTATTTGGATCAGTTCTCAGAGATGATTTTCGTCCTGAAAGCGATGTGGACGTGCTTGTCAAATTCGCACCGGAGGCGCGTTACAACCTGTTTGATATGGTGCGCATGCAGGACGATCTGAGCACGATTCTTGGACGTGAGGTAGACCTGGTTGAGCGCGAGGATGTAGAGCGCAGCGAGAACTACATCCGCCGCAAGCATATACTTAACAATATGGAAGATGTTTATGTGGCGTGA
- a CDS encoding FG-GAP-like repeat-containing protein: MRTLRLGVATFLVRTLLQLSAAVCVLLFACGSSIGQNASASTIFSTGKYSTVLANIKRLPDGAYVYLNQKIVSCITSDIFYIEEPDRSAGIKVVMSSGHYVPATLKRGNLVTFSGHMSTRNNERVIIAEGDPEVDYSSSVMIHPIGMNTAAIMGWPVKYKEPFGPRMTGLVPNGLYIRLWGKTTQGSTYDENANVFCYIDDGWGKFDGSDINAAGIRIYTNNTLDVGQTMCANGVLSTKLCDPDSNVTNDEFYIPCVLTTEDADLAPPDSSSTTPSYAPVTGRVRLVGEQTGRSVRVYSENNSIILNNVTDQWTPFTLRNIPSGGTNVCAGANGYKSATRVVNIGDTGVDFELQPSDAYTEILSDKDSIAICSEDTALVCALRRDCEGKGLEGKQVRLTTTRGIFTESNSTEFIGTTDSTGCFYAHLSAGSDGRGTATLRAETYPSADQSSETSIELVGPIVSVSASPNVIDTAGSSTITAHVELNDAVLPNVPLTFMTDKGHFEENSSQSYTVLADGSGIATANLMITEPGTAKILVKYENNCSYTAIDWSVVALADQPWYDEPIKQSHPLVVDLDGDVDGKKEVVTLTGEGYLAALKADGNLIWSKGPFRTDSSNYGNTSPSCSPMDSERSGRPCIFLPTETPKAIYAYSYNGNPIAGWPTYARYSFFDMACSIGDINLDGSPEFVCGDQSCYVWSWNPTGNWTATTDTDAPCLWLNLTSNGNTVIHSSTCALGDMDNDEKGILDVVVGTVTSPGNLFGFPGDAWGNFSSSGYYLDNWPKTGGGQIETAPAIGDIDGDGKNDVAWGAGDGNLHILLSSTNSQLLINISKAAKSSPALADLDGDGKLDVIIGSDTGNVYAFNYLGQALQGWEGGVCLDPEGNHPINAPVSVGDVTGDGQPDVVAVCEDGFAYAIYADGRNHANNTGPIAWAGCCIKSSTASLKAYSAPVIDDIDNDGLVEILVAGSQGIYLFQTNASYSSNASLYPWPTFHRDNRRSGCATSVPAPVNASIQGIISHNGIPIPEAKIYIYKNNGSSVYVPYSSPSVARSYVLSVGSTDTNAVGVGAYCISQLEPNQTYKIKVVTTNYAIKWVTDIAATTGLVRVDVEL, from the coding sequence ATGAGAACTCTGCGGTTGGGCGTTGCAACATTTCTTGTACGTACACTACTACAATTGTCAGCGGCTGTATGCGTCTTGTTATTTGCGTGCGGCAGCTCGATAGGACAAAACGCCTCCGCATCCACCATTTTTTCCACAGGCAAATACTCAACAGTGCTGGCCAACATCAAAAGATTGCCTGATGGCGCATACGTTTACTTGAATCAGAAGATTGTTTCCTGCATTACGAGCGATATCTTCTACATAGAAGAACCTGACAGGTCAGCCGGCATTAAGGTAGTAATGAGTTCAGGTCATTACGTCCCGGCAACGCTCAAAAGAGGCAACCTCGTAACTTTTTCAGGTCACATGTCCACCAGAAACAACGAACGAGTCATTATAGCGGAGGGCGACCCTGAAGTCGACTACAGCTCATCTGTAATGATACACCCCATAGGTATGAATACGGCCGCCATTATGGGGTGGCCTGTGAAATACAAGGAGCCCTTCGGTCCGAGAATGACCGGCCTCGTTCCTAATGGCCTGTATATTAGACTGTGGGGAAAAACAACACAGGGAAGCACTTACGATGAAAATGCTAATGTCTTCTGTTATATTGACGACGGTTGGGGCAAGTTCGACGGCAGTGACATCAATGCCGCGGGTATAAGAATATACACGAACAATACACTGGACGTGGGACAAACAATGTGCGCTAATGGAGTTCTCAGCACTAAATTGTGCGATCCTGACTCAAATGTTACGAATGATGAGTTTTATATTCCCTGTGTGTTAACCACAGAAGATGCCGATCTGGCTCCCCCTGATTCTTCATCCACAACTCCCAGCTATGCACCGGTCACCGGACGGGTTCGACTTGTTGGAGAGCAAACCGGCAGGTCTGTCCGCGTATATTCAGAGAATAACAGCATCATCTTAAACAATGTGACTGATCAATGGACCCCGTTTACACTCAGGAATATTCCGTCGGGCGGAACAAACGTGTGTGCTGGCGCTAATGGCTATAAATCCGCAACCCGGGTAGTAAACATTGGTGATACTGGTGTAGATTTTGAATTGCAGCCGTCCGACGCTTACACCGAAATCTTGAGTGATAAGGATTCGATAGCGATTTGCAGTGAAGATACCGCCCTTGTATGCGCTTTGCGGCGCGATTGCGAAGGGAAGGGATTGGAAGGAAAGCAGGTGCGACTTACCACCACGAGGGGCATCTTTACGGAATCGAACTCAACCGAGTTTATCGGCACAACCGATTCCACAGGATGTTTTTACGCACATCTTTCGGCAGGCTCAGACGGCAGGGGCACGGCAACGCTTAGAGCGGAAACGTATCCGTCAGCAGATCAGTCGTCTGAAACAAGTATTGAACTGGTTGGGCCAATAGTCAGTGTATCGGCTTCGCCTAATGTTATCGATACCGCCGGTTCATCAACAATCACTGCACATGTAGAATTAAACGATGCGGTTTTGCCGAATGTCCCGCTTACCTTTATGACTGATAAAGGACACTTCGAGGAAAACAGCTCTCAAAGCTATACCGTGCTTGCCGACGGCAGTGGTATTGCGACTGCCAATCTGATGATTACAGAACCCGGAACCGCGAAGATATTGGTGAAATATGAAAATAATTGCTCATATACGGCTATAGACTGGTCAGTAGTTGCACTCGCGGACCAACCATGGTATGACGAGCCGATTAAGCAATCGCATCCTCTGGTGGTGGATTTGGATGGCGATGTGGATGGAAAAAAAGAAGTTGTGACGCTGACGGGCGAAGGATATCTGGCGGCGCTGAAGGCAGATGGAAACCTGATCTGGTCAAAAGGTCCGTTCCGCACAGACAGCAGCAACTATGGCAACACCAGTCCTTCATGCTCCCCGATGGACAGCGAGCGTTCAGGCAGACCGTGTATATTCCTGCCGACGGAAACCCCAAAGGCAATCTACGCATATTCATACAATGGAAATCCTATAGCCGGCTGGCCGACATACGCACGCTATTCGTTTTTCGATATGGCATGCTCAATCGGCGATATAAACCTTGATGGAAGCCCGGAATTTGTCTGCGGCGATCAGTCGTGTTATGTTTGGTCATGGAATCCAACCGGAAACTGGACGGCAACTACCGACACAGATGCGCCGTGTCTCTGGCTTAACCTGACGAGTAACGGCAACACCGTCATCCACAGCTCTACCTGTGCTTTGGGAGATATGGATAATGATGAAAAAGGCATTCTCGACGTAGTTGTAGGGACTGTAACCTCGCCGGGAAATCTATTCGGTTTTCCAGGAGATGCCTGGGGTAACTTTTCAAGCAGCGGCTATTATCTCGACAACTGGCCAAAAACCGGCGGCGGACAGATCGAGACGGCTCCGGCCATTGGGGACATAGACGGGGACGGCAAAAATGACGTGGCCTGGGGAGCCGGAGACGGCAACTTGCATATTTTGCTATCAAGCACGAACTCTCAGCTACTGATCAATATAAGTAAAGCAGCTAAATCTTCGCCGGCATTGGCCGACCTGGATGGTGACGGCAAGCTGGACGTTATAATCGGTTCGGATACCGGCAATGTATATGCATTCAATTATCTTGGACAGGCGCTTCAGGGTTGGGAAGGCGGCGTCTGTCTCGACCCGGAAGGAAATCATCCCATCAACGCACCGGTAAGCGTCGGTGATGTAACAGGAGACGGACAGCCGGATGTGGTCGCTGTCTGTGAAGATGGTTTTGCCTACGCCATCTATGCTGACGGTAGAAACCATGCAAATAACACCGGCCCCATTGCTTGGGCGGGATGCTGCATCAAGTCAAGCACTGCTTCATTGAAAGCATACAGCGCACCTGTAATTGACGATATAGATAATGATGGGCTGGTTGAAATCTTGGTGGCAGGAAGTCAGGGAATCTACCTCTTCCAAACAAATGCGTCATACTCATCAAATGCCTCGCTTTATCCATGGCCGACATTCCATCGGGACAACCGGCGGTCGGGATGTGCGACCAGTGTTCCGGCGCCGGTCAACGCTTCCATTCAGGGCATAATAAGTCACAACGGAATACCGATCCCCGAAGCGAAAATTTATATCTACAAAAACAATGGTTCATCGGTTTATGTGCCCTACTCTAGTCCTTCAGTCGCGCGCAGCTATGTTCTCTCCGTAGGCAGCACTGATACGAACGCCGTGGGTGTAGGCGCATATTGCATTAGCCAGCTCGAACCCAACCAGACATACAAAATCAAGGTCGTGACCACGAACTATGCAATTAAATGGGTCACCGATATTGCTGCAACGACTGGTTTGGTCAGGGTCGATGTTGAGCTGTAA
- a CDS encoding NADH-quinone oxidoreductase subunit D produces MSSRIKTELLELNMGPQHPSTHGVLRLATKLDGEVVVECHPDVGYLHRGIEKLAEMRQYIQFIPITDRLDYLASMLGNMAYVGAVERLAAIEVPERAQYIRVIMMELNRIASHLIFYGSMGLDLGATTPFIYGMREREDILDLFEMTCGARLTYNYFRPGGVSKDLPAGFYEKCKAYVKKQREKLVEYDDLLTNNQIFKARMHNVGIISAEEAINYSMSGPSLRASGVAYDVRRADPYCIYDKLDWQVVTRTEGDSLARYLCRLDEIRQSLNIIEQALDMIPEGELNYKTPLKQKVPAGEVYFHIESARGDVGVYLVSDGSDKPYRLKWRAPSFINLGAVNEMVKGWKIADIVAVVGSIDIVMGEVDR; encoded by the coding sequence ATGTCATCGAGGATTAAAACCGAACTACTCGAACTAAATATGGGTCCGCAGCACCCGAGCACGCATGGAGTCCTAAGGCTGGCAACCAAGCTGGACGGCGAAGTAGTGGTGGAGTGTCACCCGGACGTAGGGTATCTGCACAGAGGAATAGAAAAACTTGCCGAGATGCGGCAGTATATACAGTTTATTCCGATCACCGACAGGCTCGATTATCTGGCATCTATGCTCGGCAATATGGCGTATGTCGGTGCGGTTGAAAGGCTCGCAGCCATCGAGGTCCCCGAGCGCGCTCAATATATCCGCGTGATCATGATGGAGCTTAACAGGATCGCAAGCCACCTGATCTTCTACGGATCGATGGGGCTTGACTTGGGAGCGACAACACCATTCATATACGGCATGCGAGAGCGTGAGGATATACTCGACCTCTTTGAAATGACATGCGGAGCAAGGCTGACATATAACTATTTCAGACCCGGCGGAGTCTCCAAAGACCTGCCGGCCGGATTTTATGAGAAGTGCAAGGCCTACGTCAAGAAGCAGCGCGAGAAGCTTGTTGAGTATGATGATCTGCTGACTAACAACCAGATCTTTAAGGCGCGCATGCATAATGTTGGAATTATCTCAGCCGAAGAAGCGATCAACTACTCCATGAGCGGCCCGAGCCTGCGGGCGTCGGGGGTAGCATACGATGTGCGAAGAGCCGATCCTTACTGTATATATGATAAACTGGACTGGCAGGTCGTCACTCGCACTGAAGGCGACAGCCTGGCGCGTTATCTGTGTCGTCTCGACGAGATCAGGCAGAGTTTGAATATTATAGAACAGGCTTTGGATATGATCCCTGAGGGCGAACTCAATTACAAAACTCCGCTCAAACAAAAAGTCCCGGCAGGAGAGGTATACTTCCACATCGAATCTGCAAGAGGAGACGTTGGGGTATATCTGGTGAGTGACGGCTCCGATAAGCCATACAGGCTCAAATGGCGCGCCCCGTCTTTTATCAACCTGGGAGCCGTAAATGAGATGGTAAAAGGCTGGAAAATAGCCGATATCGTAGCTGTCGTCGGCAGCATTGATATTGTGATGGGTGAAGTCGACAGATAA
- a CDS encoding NADH-quinone oxidoreductase subunit B family protein, whose amino-acid sequence MEVDRPFDYLERVPGGAIITTTVDKVFEWGRESSLWYFAFGLACCAIEMLMAAGAARYDLDRFGMMFRSTPRQSDLMIVAGTVTKKMAPRVKRLYEQMAEPRYVIATGSCANAGGPFADSYAVVKGVDKIIPVDVYVPGCPPRPEAIMYAVAQLKEKMRAEVGRK is encoded by the coding sequence ATGGAAGTAGACCGCCCGTTTGATTATCTAGAAAGAGTGCCCGGCGGGGCGATCATAACCACGACTGTGGATAAAGTCTTTGAGTGGGGGCGGGAGTCCTCACTGTGGTATTTTGCGTTCGGCTTGGCGTGCTGCGCTATCGAGATGCTGATGGCCGCAGGCGCGGCCAGATATGACCTCGACCGGTTCGGAATGATGTTCCGCTCGACACCGCGCCAGAGCGATCTTATGATAGTGGCGGGAACAGTCACCAAGAAGATGGCCCCACGAGTAAAAAGGCTCTACGAGCAGATGGCTGAACCGAGATACGTGATCGCCACCGGAAGCTGTGCCAATGCGGGTGGGCCGTTCGCTGACTCTTACGCGGTCGTCAAAGGTGTGGACAAGATCATCCCGGTGGACGTCTATGTTCCCGGTTGCCCGCCGAGACCTGAAGCCATTATGTATGCAGTCGCTCAGCTCAAAGAGAAGATGAGAGCTGAAGTGGGGCGGAAGTAA